In Aedes albopictus strain Foshan chromosome 3, AalbF5, whole genome shotgun sequence, the following are encoded in one genomic region:
- the LOC109404280 gene encoding AP-1 complex subunit mu-1, which translates to MSSSAIFILDAKGKVLISRNYRGHIDMGVIDKFMPLLMEKEEEGLITPILQTPECTFAYVKTNNLYLVSVTRSNANIALVFVFLHKVVQVFTEYFKELEEESIRDNFVVIYELMDELIDFGYPQTTDSKILQEYITQEGHKLEIQPRIPMAVTNAVSWRSEGIKYRKNEVFLDVIESVNLLANANGNVLRSEIVGAIKMRVYLSGMPELRLGLNDKVLFESTGRGKSKSVELEDVKFHQCVRLSRFENDRTISFIPPDGEFELMSYRLNTHVKPLIWIESVIERHAHSRVEYMIKAKSQFKRRSTANNVEIVIPVPADADSPKFKTTIGSVKYAPEQNAITWTIKSFPGGKEYLMRAHFGLPSVECEDSEGKPPIQVKFEIPYFTTSGIQVRYLKIIEKSGYQALPWVRYITQNGDYQLRTN; encoded by the exons ATGTCCTCGTCAGCGATTTTCATTCTGGACGCCAAAGGGAAGGTGCTGATATCTCGGAATTACCGAGGCCACATCGACATGGGCGTGATCGACAAGTTCATGCCGCTGCTGATGGAAAAGGAGGAAGAAGGTCTGATTACGCCGATTCTGCAGACACCGGAGTGCACGTTTGCGTACGTTAAGACCAACAATCTGTATTTAGTGTCTGTGACGAGAAGCAATGCCAACATTGCGCTGGTTTTTGTGTTCTTACACAAGGTGGTTCAGGTGTTCACGGAATATTTTAAGGAACTCGAAGAGGAAAGCATCCGGGACAATTTTGTCGTGATTTACGAGCTGATGGATGAGCTGATTGACTTCGGTTATCCGCAAACCACAGACAGCAAGATCTTGCAGGAGTATATCACCCAGGAAGGTCACAAGCTAGAAATTCAGCCTCGGATTCCGATGGCTGTGACGAATGCCGTTTCCTGGCGTTCCGAAggcattaagtataggaaaaacgaAGTGTTCCTGGACGTGATCGAGAGTGTCAACTTGCTGGCTAATGCCAACGGGAACGTTCTCCGAAGTGAAATTGTGGGAGCCATCAAAATGCGTGTTTACTTGTCCGGAATGCCTGAGCTGCGGTTGGGATTGAACGATAAAGTACTGTTCGAGAGCACCGGCCGGGGTAAATCCAAGTCCGTAGAGCTGGAAGACGTGAAATTCCATCAGTGCGTGCGGTTATCCCGCTTTGAAAACGATCGTACCATTTCATTCATTCCACCGGACGGCGAATTCGAGCTGATGTCGTACCGTTTGAACACCCACGTGAAACCGCTGATCTGGATCGAGTCGGTCATCGAGCGGCATGCCCACAGTCGGGTGGAGTATATGATAAAGGCCAAGTCGCAGTTCAAGCGCCGTTCGACGGCCAACAACGTGGAAATAGTCATTCCGGTGCCGGCCGATGCCGATTCGCCCAAGTTTAAGACCACCATCGGCAGCGTCAAGTATGCCCCGGAGCAGAATGCCATCACCTGGACCATCAAGTCGTTCCCG ggtGGAAAGGAATATCTAATGAGGGCTCACTTTGGACTTCCCAGTGTCGAGTGTGAAGATTCGGAAGGCAAACCTCCAATTCAGGTCAAGTTTGAAATACCGTACTTTACGACGTCCGGAATTCAG GTTCGTTATCTGAAGATCATCGAGAAGAGCGGCTACCAGGCATTGCCATGGGTGCGCTACATTACCCAGAACGGGGACTACCAGCTGAGAACGAACTAG
- the LOC115262671 gene encoding selenide, water dikinase 2-like has product MFDPTQHGLSRDFRLTKFSTLRGUGSKIPQDVLDRLLRGVYSEQFAESSSKNKEEKEQSGGKVGDKQKEVDSAEGVGIGLDSSVIPLKNDLHLVQTVDFFYPLIDDPYMLGRIALANVVSDVYAVGALEIDEIRLVCSAPTEFSEKERDVVVPMIIKGFQDAAAESKSRVKIGSIALNPWCIIGGIATAVCHKSELIMPYYAQAGDSLVLTKPLGTQLATNAFIWMTENSDSWKKLSAKFSTSDIEKTYAIAIESMSRLNKSGAELMHKFGAHAATDVTGFGLYGHADNLVKFQKESVDFEIDTLPIIKNVAEISELLGRSAKLMAGKAVETSGGLLISLPAANAQHFCEEYERVSGHAAWIVGRVVVGSRTVKMSSNPTTLSVQ; this is encoded by the exons ATGTTCGACCCCACACAACACGGGTTGAGCCGGGATTTCCGGCTCACCAAGTTCTCCACACTGCGCGGGTGAGgttcgaaaattcctcaagatgtcCTTGACCGGCTTCTTCGAGGAGTTTACAGCGAACAATTCGCTGAAAGTAGCAGCAAAAACAAGGAGGAGAAGGAGCAATCTGGTGGGAAAGTAGGTGATAAGCAAAAGGAAGTTGATAGCGCTGAGGGTGTTG GGATTGGACTGGATTCGTCCGTGATACCGTTGAAGAATGACTTGCATTTAGTTCAGACCGTGGATTTTTTCTATCCGCTAATCGATGATCCGTACATGTTGGGTCGCATCGCGCTGGCCAATGTGGTCAGCGACGTGTATGCCGTGGGAGCGCTTGAGATCGATGAAATCCGGCTGGTTTGCTCGGCCCCAACCGAGTTCAGCGAAAAAGAGCGGGATGTTGTGGTACCGATGATCATCAAGGGTTTCCAGGATGCGGCTGCGGAGTCAAAGTCGCGCGTCAAAATCGGAAGCATTGCACTGAATCCATGGTGCATTATCGGCGGAATCGCCACAGCCGTTTGTCACAAATCGGAATTGATTAT GCCGTACTATGCACAAGCAGGAGACTCGCTAGTCCTGACCAAACCTTTGGGAACGCAACTAGCCACCAATGCCTTTATTTGGATGACTGAAAATTCCGACAGCTGGAAGAAACTCTCCGCCAAGTTTTCTACGTCTGACATTGAGAAAACCTACGCTATCGCAATCGAGTCCATGTCCCGCCTGAACAAATCCGGAGCAGAGTTAATGCACAAATTCGGAGCGCACGCAGCTACCGACGTGACCGGTTTCGGACTTTACGGCCACGCGGACAATTtggtgaaatttcagaaggaaagcgTTGATTTCGAAATCGACACGCTTCCAATAATCAAGAACGTAGCGGAAATTTCCGAGCTGCTTGGGCGAAGCGCTAAGCTTATGGCGGGAAAAGCGGTCGAAACATCCGGCGGGCTGTTGATTAGCCTGCCTGCCGCAAATGCCCAGCATTTTTGCGAGGAATATGAACGGGTCTCGGGTCATGCTGCTTGGATTGTTGGGCGAGTGGTGGTCGGAAGTCGCACGGTCAAAATGAGTTCAAATCCAACGACGCTCAGCGTACAATAG